A single window of Hymenobacter sp. APR13 DNA harbors:
- a CDS encoding NADH-quinone oxidoreductase subunit A yields MLLAVPTQYQPQDFLPIVVQFVLAVAFVAFAMITSHLLGPRRKSVVKDEAFECGIESVGNARTPISVKYFLTAILFVLFDVEVIFMYPWAVNFRQLGTTGFYQMLVFLALLMAGFAYVIKKGVLRWNEAR; encoded by the coding sequence ATGCTTCTCGCCGTTCCGACCCAATATCAGCCCCAGGATTTTCTGCCCATCGTGGTGCAGTTTGTGCTGGCCGTGGCCTTCGTGGCCTTCGCCATGATTACATCTCACCTGCTGGGCCCGCGCCGCAAGAGCGTGGTGAAGGATGAAGCCTTCGAGTGCGGCATCGAGTCGGTGGGCAACGCCCGCACCCCGATTTCGGTGAAATACTTCCTCACGGCCATCCTGTTCGTGCTTTTCGACGTGGAAGTTATCTTCATGTACCCCTGGGCCGTGAACTTCCGCCAGCTGGGCACCACCGGCTTCTACCAGATGCTGGTGTTCCTGGCTTTGCTGATGGCTGGCTTCGCCTACGTTATCAAAAAAGGCGTTTTGCGCTGGAACGAAGCCCGTTAA
- a CDS encoding Uma2 family endonuclease translates to MEPALATPHLYTVEEYFALEEVSEVRHLYYRGEIFAMSGGLGFHNIVKQNCVISLRLALRGKGCRVYDENVRLAVREGELYTYPDVMVTCHPDDSPDKIMMHHPVLIIEVLSPGTESHDRIWKFSRYTQLASLQHYLLVSADKWLVEWYRREPSGVWSFTPLASQDEAVTISELGITLPLAELYTELDIQPEWDKPRSN, encoded by the coding sequence GTGGAACCCGCTCTAGCTACCCCACACCTTTATACTGTAGAAGAATACTTCGCTCTGGAGGAAGTATCGGAAGTACGACACCTGTATTACCGGGGTGAAATCTTCGCTATGTCGGGTGGTCTCGGGTTTCACAACATTGTGAAGCAAAACTGTGTGATTAGTCTGCGGCTCGCGCTCCGGGGTAAAGGCTGCCGGGTGTATGACGAAAACGTTCGGTTGGCTGTGCGTGAGGGGGAATTGTACACGTACCCGGACGTGATGGTGACCTGCCACCCCGACGACTCACCAGATAAAATAATGATGCACCACCCGGTGCTTATTATTGAAGTATTGTCGCCGGGAACGGAAAGCCACGACCGAATCTGGAAGTTCAGCCGCTACACGCAGCTGGCCTCGTTGCAGCACTACCTGCTGGTATCGGCCGATAAGTGGCTGGTGGAGTGGTACCGGCGGGAGCCGTCGGGCGTGTGGTCGTTCACGCCGTTGGCCAGCCAGGACGAGGCGGTGACGATTTCGGAGCTGGGCATTACGCTGCCACTGGCTGAGCTGTATACAGAACTGGACATTCAGCCGGAGTGGGATAAGCCACGCAGTAACTAA
- a CDS encoding NADH-quinone oxidoreductase subunit D — MAVNDTLEGTHKIIESAREQEPRLNPLAPTVNDFNQELTTLNLGPTHPATHGIFQNILQMDGERIVAGVPTIGYIHRAFEKIAERRPFYQITPLTDRMNYCSSPINNMGWHMTVEKLLGVEVPKRAQYIRVILMELARITDHLICNGILGVDTGAFTGFLYLMDEREKVYEIYEEVSGARLTTNMGRVGGMERDFSDVAIAKLRAWLKTFPAVMAEFEKMFNRNRIFMDRVVDVGGISAERALNYGFTGPNLRAAGVDYDVRVMNPYSSYQDFEFEIPVGTKGDTYDRFMVRNEEIWQSLRIITQALENLPQGPYHADAPHFYLPPKQAVYQNMEALIYHFKIVMGEIDAPVGEVYHSVEGGNGELGFYLVSDGGRTPYRLHFRRPCFIYYQAYTEMVVGQTLSDAIVTLSSMNVIAGELDA; from the coding sequence ATGGCAGTAAACGACACGCTGGAAGGCACCCATAAAATCATTGAGTCGGCCCGGGAGCAGGAGCCGCGGCTGAACCCGCTGGCCCCTACCGTCAACGACTTCAACCAGGAGCTCACCACGCTGAACCTGGGCCCCACGCACCCCGCTACCCACGGCATCTTCCAGAACATTCTGCAGATGGACGGCGAGCGGATTGTGGCGGGTGTGCCCACCATCGGCTACATCCACCGCGCCTTCGAGAAGATTGCCGAGCGCCGGCCCTTCTACCAGATTACGCCCCTGACGGACCGCATGAACTACTGTTCGTCGCCCATCAACAACATGGGCTGGCACATGACGGTGGAGAAGCTGCTGGGCGTGGAAGTTCCAAAGCGCGCCCAGTACATCCGGGTTATCCTGATGGAGTTGGCCCGCATCACCGACCACCTGATCTGCAACGGCATTCTGGGCGTGGATACGGGCGCTTTCACCGGCTTCCTCTACCTCATGGATGAGCGGGAGAAGGTGTACGAGATTTACGAGGAAGTAAGCGGCGCCCGCCTCACCACCAACATGGGCCGCGTGGGCGGCATGGAGCGCGACTTCTCCGACGTGGCCATTGCCAAGCTGCGCGCTTGGCTGAAGACCTTCCCGGCCGTGATGGCGGAGTTCGAGAAGATGTTCAACCGCAACCGCATCTTCATGGACCGCGTGGTGGACGTGGGCGGCATTTCGGCCGAACGCGCCCTCAACTACGGCTTCACCGGCCCCAACCTGCGCGCCGCCGGCGTCGATTACGATGTGCGGGTGATGAACCCCTACTCCAGCTACCAGGACTTCGAGTTCGAAATTCCGGTGGGCACCAAGGGCGACACCTACGACCGATTCATGGTGCGCAACGAGGAAATCTGGCAGAGCCTGCGCATCATCACGCAGGCCCTGGAAAACCTGCCCCAAGGCCCCTACCACGCCGACGCGCCGCATTTCTACCTGCCGCCCAAACAGGCCGTGTACCAGAACATGGAGGCCCTCATCTATCACTTCAAGATTGTGATGGGCGAGATTGACGCTCCCGTGGGCGAGGTTTACCACTCGGTGGAAGGCGGCAACGGCGAGCTGGGTTTCTACCTGGTATCCGACGGCGGCCGCACGCCCTACCGCCTGCACTTCCGCCGGCCCTGCTTCATCTACTACCAAGCCTACACCGAAATGGTGGTGGGCCAGACCCTCTCCGACGCCATCGTGACGCTGTCGTCGATGAACGTAATTGCCGGGGAGCTCGACGCGTAA
- a CDS encoding NADH-quinone oxidoreductase subunit C, giving the protein MADQNESIPAQEQAAAQDPAAQKNAQLLALLHRLFGADAFTDVEEPYGLLTATTTRERIHDIIEGLQKDEELQLNFLTTMCGMHFPDRPGQELGMVYHLHSLTQNIRLRLKIFFPIADPVAPTLTDLYATANWMEREAFDFYGIIFPGHPNLMRILNVEDMDYHPMRKEYALEDGTREDKTDLFFGR; this is encoded by the coding sequence ATGGCTGACCAGAACGAATCCATCCCGGCTCAGGAACAGGCTGCCGCCCAGGACCCGGCCGCGCAGAAAAACGCGCAGCTGCTGGCTCTGCTGCACCGCCTGTTCGGGGCCGACGCCTTCACCGACGTGGAGGAGCCCTACGGCCTGCTGACCGCCACCACCACCCGGGAGCGGATTCACGACATCATTGAAGGCCTGCAGAAGGACGAGGAGCTCCAGCTCAACTTCCTGACCACAATGTGCGGCATGCACTTCCCCGACCGGCCCGGTCAGGAACTCGGCATGGTGTACCACCTGCACAGCCTCACCCAGAACATCCGGTTGCGCCTGAAGATCTTCTTCCCGATTGCCGACCCGGTTGCCCCGACCCTGACCGACCTCTACGCCACCGCCAACTGGATGGAGCGCGAGGCCTTCGACTTCTACGGCATCATCTTCCCCGGCCACCCCAACCTCATGCGCATCCTCAATGTGGAGGACATGGACTACCACCCGATGCGCAAGGAGTACGCCCTGGAAGACGGTACCCGCGAAGACAAAACCGACCTGTTCTTCGGACGATAG
- the nuoF gene encoding NADH-quinone oxidoreductase subunit NuoF codes for MGRKLLTEHINVEGIDTLEVYRKHGGYRSVEKALKTMTPDEVVEEVKKSGLRGRGGAGFPTGMKWSFLAKPEGVPRYLVCNADESEPGTFKDRQLMSKLPHLLIEGMITSSYALGANTSYIYIRGELLYVLRILEKAIAEAYAAGFLGKNILGSGYDLDLHVHPGGGAYICGEETALLESLEGKRGNPRNKPPFPAVQGLYARPTVVNNVESIAAVPVIVNEGGDEYAKIGVGRSTGTKLISACGHLNKPGIYEIELGLPVEEFIYSDEYCGGIWKGRDLKAVVAGGSSVPILPKELILKTAAGENRLMTYESLSDGGFVTGTMLGSGGFIAMDETTCIVRNTWNFSRFYHHESCGQCSPCREGTGWMEKVLHRLEHGHGHMEDIDLLVSVAKQIEGNTICPLGEAAAWPVAAAVRHFRHEFEWHVTHAKEAAQPGAVYRAGAVLA; via the coding sequence ATGGGACGCAAACTGCTGACCGAACATATTAACGTTGAAGGCATCGACACCCTGGAGGTGTACCGCAAGCATGGCGGCTACCGCTCGGTGGAGAAGGCTCTGAAAACGATGACGCCCGATGAGGTGGTGGAAGAAGTGAAGAAGTCGGGCCTGCGGGGCCGCGGCGGCGCGGGCTTCCCCACGGGTATGAAGTGGAGCTTCCTGGCTAAGCCCGAGGGCGTGCCGCGCTACCTCGTCTGCAACGCCGACGAATCGGAGCCGGGCACCTTCAAGGACCGCCAGCTGATGTCGAAGCTGCCCCACCTGCTCATCGAGGGCATGATTACGAGCTCGTACGCGCTGGGCGCCAACACCTCGTATATCTACATCCGCGGCGAGTTGTTGTACGTGCTGCGCATCCTCGAAAAAGCTATTGCTGAAGCCTACGCGGCCGGTTTCCTGGGTAAGAACATCCTGGGCTCGGGCTACGACCTGGACCTGCACGTGCACCCCGGCGGCGGCGCTTACATCTGCGGTGAGGAAACTGCGCTGCTGGAAAGCCTGGAAGGCAAGCGCGGCAACCCGCGCAACAAGCCTCCATTCCCGGCTGTGCAGGGCCTCTACGCCCGCCCCACGGTGGTAAACAACGTGGAATCCATTGCCGCCGTGCCGGTGATTGTGAACGAGGGCGGCGACGAGTACGCCAAAATCGGGGTGGGCCGAAGCACCGGCACCAAGCTGATTTCGGCCTGCGGACACCTCAACAAGCCCGGCATCTACGAAATTGAGCTGGGTCTGCCCGTCGAGGAATTCATCTACTCAGATGAGTACTGCGGCGGCATCTGGAAGGGCCGCGACCTGAAGGCGGTAGTAGCCGGCGGTTCGTCGGTGCCGATTCTGCCCAAGGAGCTGATCCTGAAGACCGCCGCCGGCGAAAACCGCCTGATGACCTACGAGTCGCTCAGCGACGGGGGTTTCGTGACGGGTACCATGCTGGGCTCGGGTGGCTTCATTGCCATGGACGAGACGACCTGCATCGTGCGCAACACCTGGAACTTCTCGCGCTTCTACCACCACGAGTCGTGCGGGCAATGCTCTCCCTGCCGTGAGGGTACGGGCTGGATGGAAAAGGTGCTGCACCGCCTCGAGCACGGCCACGGCCACATGGAGGACATCGACCTGCTGGTAAGCGTGGCCAAGCAAATCGAGGGCAACACCATCTGCCCCCTCGGTGAAGCCGCCGCCTGGCCCGTAGCCGCCGCCGTGCGCCACTTCCGCCACGAGTTTGAGTGGCACGTGACCCACGCCAAGGAAGCCGCACAACCCGGCGCGGTGTACCGGGCCGGGGCCGTGCTGGCGTAA
- a CDS encoding NADH-quinone oxidoreductase subunit B, with the protein MDTRVPEIKTVDAPDGLEGAGFFATSLEKVVGIARANSLWPLPFATSCCGIEFMATMGSRYDISRFGSERPSFSPRQADLLMVMGTIAKKMAPIVKQVYEQMAEPRWVLAMGACASSGGIFDTYSVLQGIDRIIPVDVYVPGCPPRPEQVLDGLMRIQDLAKNESFRRRNSPEYQALLASYNIK; encoded by the coding sequence ATGGATACCCGAGTTCCTGAAATCAAAACGGTAGACGCGCCCGACGGCCTCGAAGGCGCCGGCTTCTTTGCTACCTCCCTGGAGAAAGTGGTGGGCATTGCCCGCGCCAACTCGCTCTGGCCATTGCCCTTCGCCACCTCCTGCTGCGGCATCGAGTTCATGGCTACCATGGGCTCCCGCTACGACATCTCCCGCTTCGGCTCGGAGCGCCCCAGCTTCTCACCCCGGCAGGCCGACCTGCTGATGGTGATGGGCACCATCGCCAAGAAGATGGCCCCCATCGTGAAGCAGGTGTACGAGCAGATGGCCGAGCCACGCTGGGTGCTGGCCATGGGCGCTTGCGCCTCCTCGGGCGGTATTTTCGATACCTACTCCGTGCTCCAGGGCATCGACCGGATCATTCCGGTAGATGTGTACGTGCCCGGCTGCCCACCCCGCCCCGAGCAGGTGCTCGACGGCCTGATGCGCATCCAGGACCTGGCCAAAAACGAATCCTTCCGCCGCCGCAACTCGCCCGAGTATCAGGCCCTGCTGGCGTCGTACAACATCAAGTAA
- a CDS encoding nucleotidyltransferase family protein, giving the protein MYLSPQQLRIIQDFFRTKPVRKVYLFGSYARGEATAESDIDLLAELDHTEPIGWNFFGWHEELATLLGNPVDLSTPQGLAPMYRPFIEADRTLIYERSDWRQTAA; this is encoded by the coding sequence GTGTATCTCTCGCCTCAGCAGTTGCGCATCATTCAGGACTTCTTTCGGACCAAACCGGTGCGAAAGGTGTATCTGTTTGGTTCGTATGCGCGGGGCGAGGCTACCGCCGAAAGCGACATCGACTTACTCGCTGAGCTGGACCATACGGAGCCTATCGGCTGGAATTTTTTCGGCTGGCATGAGGAATTGGCCACTCTACTGGGAAATCCGGTGGACCTGAGTACGCCACAAGGTCTGGCACCCATGTACCGGCCGTTTATTGAAGCCGACCGAACCCTTATCTATGAAAGGTCAGATTGGCGACAAACAGCGGCTTGA
- the nuoE gene encoding complex I 24 kDa subunit family protein — MEASTTTAKPQFSEAAQAEIARICKQYPEERRKSAMLPVLHIAQAEFGGWVSPEVQDLVAEVLGVAPIEVYEVSSFYTMFNLKPVGKHVLEICRTGPCMLRGSDELTAHLERITGAKVGGPASEDGLFTLKEVECLAACGFAPIVQVREKYYEQLDTPEAVDAMLTELRNQVHRPALPWEETGLPNAVANN; from the coding sequence ATGGAAGCATCAACTACAACCGCGAAGCCGCAATTCTCCGAAGCCGCTCAGGCTGAAATTGCGCGCATCTGCAAGCAATACCCGGAGGAGCGCCGCAAATCGGCCATGCTGCCGGTGCTGCACATTGCCCAGGCCGAATTTGGCGGCTGGGTAAGCCCCGAAGTGCAGGATCTGGTGGCCGAAGTGCTGGGCGTGGCCCCGATTGAGGTGTACGAGGTGTCGTCGTTCTACACCATGTTCAACCTTAAGCCAGTCGGCAAGCACGTGCTGGAAATCTGCCGCACGGGCCCCTGCATGCTGCGCGGCTCCGACGAGCTGACGGCCCACTTGGAGCGCATCACGGGCGCCAAAGTAGGCGGTCCGGCTTCGGAAGACGGCCTGTTCACGCTCAAGGAAGTGGAGTGCCTGGCCGCCTGCGGCTTCGCCCCCATCGTGCAGGTACGCGAGAAATACTACGAGCAGCTTGATACCCCGGAAGCCGTGGACGCCATGCTTACGGAGCTGCGCAACCAGGTGCACCGCCCGGCCCTGCCCTGGGAAGAAACCGGCCTCCCGAACGCAGTGGCCAACAACTAA
- a CDS encoding DUF86 domain-containing protein: protein MKGQIGDKQRLEHMLLAIAEVEGFVAGLTRPEFDQDHKTLFASVRGLEILGEAARHVSDETKTRFPEVPWQKATHLRNFVIHQYFAVDNEILWEVIQHQLPPLRPQLEQVLRALST, encoded by the coding sequence ATGAAAGGTCAGATTGGCGACAAACAGCGGCTTGAGCACATGCTTTTGGCAATAGCCGAAGTGGAAGGATTTGTGGCCGGCCTCACCCGCCCGGAATTCGATCAGGACCACAAAACGCTTTTTGCCAGTGTGCGTGGCCTCGAAATTCTGGGGGAAGCAGCCCGTCACGTTTCTGATGAAACGAAGACCCGCTTCCCGGAGGTACCGTGGCAAAAGGCTACGCATCTTCGCAACTTTGTCATCCATCAGTACTTTGCCGTCGATAATGAAATTCTGTGGGAAGTGATACAGCACCAGTTGCCCCCTCTCCGTCCACAACTTGAACAAGTGCTCCGCGCACTTTCTACCTAA